In Eubalaena glacialis isolate mEubGla1 chromosome 4, mEubGla1.1.hap2.+ XY, whole genome shotgun sequence, one DNA window encodes the following:
- the TMED1 gene encoding transmembrane emp24 domain-containing protein 1 has protein sequence MMAAGAALALALWLLLPPVGVGGAGPPPIQDGEFTFLLPAGRKQCFYQSAPANASLETEYQVIGGAGLDVDFTLESPQGVLLVSESRKADGVHTVEPTEAGDYKLCFDNSFSTISEKLVFFELIFDSLQDDEEVEGWAEAVEPEEMLDVKMEDIKESIETMRIRLERSIQMLTLLRAFEARDRNLQEGNLERVNFWSAVNVAVLLLVAVLQVCTLKRFFQDKRPVPT, from the exons ATGATGGCGGCCGGCGCGGCCTTAGCCTTGGCCCTGTGGCTACTATTGCCgccagtgggggtgggaggggcagggccccCGCCGATCCAGGACGGCGAGTTCACGTTCCTACTGCCTGCGGGGCGGAAGCAATGTTTCTATCAGTCCGCGCCGGCCAACGCAAGCCTTGAGACTGAGTACCAG GTGATCGGAGGTGCTGGGCTGGACGTGGATTTCACTCTGGAGAGCCCTCAGGGAGTGCTGCTGGTCAGTGAGTCCCGCAAGGCAGACGGTGTGCACAC GGTGGAGCCCACGGAGGCCGGGGATTACAAGCTGTGCTTTGACAACTCCTTCAGCACCATCTCAGAGAAGCTGGTGTTCTTTGAACTCATCTTTGACAGCCTGCAGGATGATGAGGAGGTGGAGGGTTGGGCAGAGGCTGTGGAGCCCGAGGAGATGCTGGATGTCAAGATGGAGGACATCAAG GAGTCCATCGAGACCATGAGGATCCGGCTTGAGCGCAGCATCCAAATGCTGACTCTGCTGCGGGCCTTTGAGGCACGTGACCGCAACCTGCAAGAGGGCAACCTGGAGCGGGTCAACTTCTGGTCGGCCGTGAACGTGGCCGTGTTGCTGCTCGTGGCTGTGCTGCAAGTCTGCACGCTCAAGCGCTTCTTTCAAGACAAGCGGCCCGTGCCTACGTAG